In Solanum lycopersicum chromosome 3, SLM_r2.1, the genomic stretch AGATTTCCATTATTGAGTCACATAATGAACCTCATAACAAGATTCTATCGCCTAACCAGAAAGGAATAGCTAATAATTGCACTCTAATAATATTTTCTGATATTGACAATTTTCAGGACATCTAGTCCTTCCTTCAATTCATTTACTTtggacaaataattatttttcagtaCAAGAAAATGATGGCAAGAAAGGCATCTAGTTTTGGCAAAATGTGTCACCGCATTCTCCAGGATATGTGGAAATTATTTCTACAAAGCTTATAGTAGAACAAATTTTTCTCATCAACTAATTTCCCACTTCGTTCAACCTTGTTCTTGGACTTGAACATATACTGatatctttagaaaactttGGTCTATTCTATTTGATCTCATCTCATATacctttttaaaaacaaatacttctggaaaattaatttttatctgaTACCTTGAATGATCAGTTATAACCATCTAACTTTGGCCACATATGGAGTGCTCAAAGTAACATAAAGCAAATATGTACCAACAAAGGAATTAGCAATTCAATCTGAGACATGACAACTGCAAACTAGAATAATATGGCATCAATTGGTGACATCGCAACAATGGTCTCTAGCGTTCAATACCTGGCTCCTTCATCACTATAAACAGGTTCATAGGGCACAGAAGTCCTTCCCTGTGACAgcagaaaataaaaattcatcagCTGAATACGGTTCTTTTTTCAGTCATCCTGAATATAAAGTTATAAGGTCTTTTTGGCAGCATGTTTCAGATGAAATTGACCTCTCACAAGGGAGGTGGAAAAGTTTAAAGAGGTGAAATTGAGTCCCCAGCTTCCTCACTTACCTCAAGGTAGTCATATGTTGTTTTATCAGCTGGGATGACACCATTTTTTCCACCAGCTTCAACAACCATGTTGCAtaatgtcattctttcttccaTCTATTAAAACAATAAGATCCATAATTACTTGAGGATCCAACCTCGTTAATCCCACTAACAATGTCAAAAAAACTTACAGTCAAGCTTTCAACTGTCGTGCCAACAAACTCCATTGCTTTATAAGTAGCACCAGCCACTGAAATTTCACCAATAATCTGcaattttcaaaagcaaaggACAAGAATTTGAACTTTGGATTCTTATCAATCCAACAACGTTATAAAGAAACAGAATAACAGACGTAACAAATCATATCAACACACAAAAATGAAGAATAGAGCATCTAGCAAAACTTACTTGCAAAATTAAGTCCTTAGCAAGCAAGTAATCAGGCATTTCACCATCCATTACAAATCTCAAAGTTGGAGGCACCTGCatcatacaaatattaaatttcgTAGATGATATACATTAGCAGAAAGAGAAGTTATTTAAccacaaaaaatacaaaatgtcGAAGAGACACGTGTGACTATCAGTTCTTGTTCATTCTTCAATCTTCAATCTTCaaatagaaaatgaagaagtcTACATCATGTTTCTTTAATACATTTTTTGCTGCATATTGTTTTTCCTCCTTTTAAATGCATTGAAACGTGTTTAAGAAGAATGCTATGGTTACTTGTTCTCATTCATCCTGTGAGATGCAAAGGAGAACAAGCTCAGTGACATGCCTTATGAGCTTATAATTTACTATTGTAAGTCTTTAGCTTAGCACTGTCATCTGTTATCTAAAAAAGGTTAATTCTTTGGTAAGGGACACCAAAAAAGAGAGTGAGTTACGCCTATATGCAACAGTAGAAAATGTAGATAAAACTTCTCGGGATATATAATTAGGAATTTCAtattggcaataaaatcaaacaaCATAACTGTGAATCCAGAACTGTATCCCATAAAGACAAGAATTGCTACCTTGAGCAGAATCTTGCCAGTACCCAACACAAAACCTGCATCAGTATTGCCAATTCCAGTGGCGAATTGCCCGAAAGCTCCAGCAGTACATGTGTGGGAGTCTGTACCCAGCAAAACCTGGCAACAAACATAGGCTTCATAAAGTTAAAgcatatgcatatacatatcAAAATGTCTTGACAGTGTGGATCTCGGCAAAGATTATTCATTCACCTCTCCAGGTCTGCAGTGACCTTCTTGTGCAAGAGCAACGTGGCAGACACCCTTGTAATCAGGATTAGCCTGTATAGTATCATTTAGTTTTTTTCATTTGCTATGAGCAGACAAAGAAAGCAACAGCTTCGGCAGAGCACATAATAAGGCATTATTAGAGGTAAATAGCCATACACGGAAGTTCCCCAAATCTTTAATGTCATAGAAGTActtaatattttgttcattGCAGAAATCCCTCAAGATATCCACGTTACGGTTTGCTCGTTCGTCGGTTGTGAATATGTAATGGTCAGGTATAATGACAAGCTTTTCACGATCCCAGACCTATGATATTGAAATAAGGAAACATCCATTAGATATATCATCTGAATAATGCATCTATCAACAAAATAAGCGCGAGCTTGAGAAACAGTCTTTAGTTCAGCATCTAATCAACAAAATAAGTGTGAGCTTGAGAAACAGTCTTTAGTTCATATTTTCCACATTTAATAAACACCATTACCGGACCACCAGAGAACTAAAGAAACTTCAATCAGTACATATAGCTACTACACAACCAGGTAATGAAGAAAAGTAGCAAACTAATAGCTCCCATTTGGTCATAGATTCTGGGAGTagattgtttttaaaaaaagaaaatgattcaATATTGTTTGTCCATGAAATTTAGTCAgtttttgaagaatttcatGTTCCAAAAACTAGCCCAGACCAATTTTAGGGTGAAATTTCACCTTCACTcacaaaacttcaattttttcaaagttCAATGCATGCACGACCAAAACGCTAGCTGAGAATCTGTTTTCAAGTACTCAAAGCAAGATCAAATTTACACTGCCAAAATTGCTAGACAATCAATTTGCACTAATAAAAATGCATGTCCAAACACAATTTCAAGTTCCAAAAATTATCTAACAACAAACttcaaaaactctttttttcaagtttcaactatATGTCTATATCTATGGCCAAACACTAGCTAAGAATCAGTTTTCAAGTACTCGAAGCAAATTCAAATTTACTCAACCAAAATAGCAAGACAATCAATTTGCACTAAGAAAGTTATTCTACTGGCAGCATATATACCTTAGCATTCTGTCCAAACTCTTTCTTGAAAATTCCAATAGAGCCAGGGCCACAAACATCATGAGTCATCAGAACATCAACATTCACCCAGACATTATCACCAGGGCTCACATCAGGCTTATCAGAAGCCTTAGCTAATATCTTCTCAGTCATAGTCATACCAGTCTTTACCTAACAACAATCAAAAAAACCATGATAAAAGAGTCAACCCCTTTTTTTACAATTAAGAGCACAAAAACCAATCGGAAATGCATACTGATCCAGTTGTGGCAGGTTTTCTTTCAGTCTGCTGAGGTGTCATCACAGAAACAATTCTCTTGGATATCCTTTTCCGAGCAGTTTGAACGGAAAATGAAGCTTGTGAAGAGAAGGCAGATAGACCCACATCTTTCTATACAAAACAGCAAAAGGGTCAGCACAGATCTCCTCAAAACTGAAGAAAACTTGAATTTTGCAATAAATATGAGAAAATCAGCAAAAGAGTCAGCACAAATTTCTTCAAAACGGAAAAAAGATCTTGACTTTTGCAGCAAATTTGAGAAAATCAGCAAAAGGGTCAGTGCAAATCCACTCATAACGGAAGAAATCTTAATATTTGCAGCAAATATGAGAAAATCAGCAAAAGGGTTAGCATTAATCTCCTCAATAATGGGAAAAGTCTTGATTTTTGCAGCAAATAAGAGCATATCAGCAAAAGGGTCAGCGTAAATTCACTCataatgagaagaaaaaaaaacttaattttgcATCAAAGGGGCATCTTAATTCAATCATATAAAACACACACAAACCTTATTGATGAAAGTTGTAGAACTTGAAGCTATAGCTGAAGACGCCGCCATTGCTAACAGATTTGTTCTGCTAAATCTTAAGGGGTCgaagagaagaagaagttaTAGCCCAAATAAATGGCGGCTGATGAAGGAAAAAATGGTGGTGCTATGAATGATAAGGTCCCACAAGatttgttcaaaaaaaaaaaatgaatcgtGTGGAAGCAAAACTCGAGCATTCTTTATTTtcgtatttacaaaaaattaaagtttcaaatttatttttgttatatattactctcttgtctcaatttatatctaaatagaatttttaatatttttcgtaaattattttatacaaagttattattattcataataatGTAAGCTTTTCAAcatatgaaattttaatacaaatacttaatttatatttgagctacgtgaaataattttattacttcCATATCATACAAGCACATTAAAATGTTTGTAATGCATTTTAAAGCCTTTTAATTAATCTATTGAATAGAATTAGAAGAATTAATTATAGAACATAACACACTTGTTGCTTTTCAATTATAACCTACCTAACTTTTTTTGAAAACCACATAATAAGAGATTTATTTCTTGGATGCTAAAACTTATTGGCTATTTGATGCTATAATTAAGACCAACTAGCTTTTGATGTGGTGTACCTATTCATAGCTCGTAGCAATAGATTTGTTGTTTAGTTATAAAATTTACTcattgttaatttttatttttttaataatattttcttagatTACGAATTCAAACTGATAAAACAGTCACTAATATTTATATCAGTAAAGGTTGTCTATCTAGCATTCTTTTAGTCGCGACCCTTCTTGAATCTTATGTAAGCAAAGTAATGTTTTATGCACCATCAACCTAGGAAATgctacatatataataaaattgtattattgATAGTCTAATGTTTTGAGGAAATTTTTAAACATCAAGTGGTCGTGCCGGAGTGGTTATCGGGCATGACTAGAAATCATGTGGGCTTTGCCCGCGCAGGTTCGAATCCTGCCGACCACGTTTCATTTTACTActtatttctttttggttcttCTTCTCACGTTTTATACGAGTGATATGATATTGACATGAGATGAGTTTAAACGAAATATTATGGTGAACGTGAATTCATATAGTTAGTCTCAACTTGTTTTGAACTGAGAcgcaaaatatttttattgcacCAAGATACCTCTCATATGTGACGGAAGAAATATAAAGAGTAGAACAACTATTTGCAGTCCAAATAAGCAGAG encodes the following:
- the LOC101266391 gene encoding 3-isopropylmalate dehydratase large subunit, chloroplastic, with amino-acid sequence MAASSAIASSSTTFINKKDVGLSAFSSQASFSVQTARKRISKRIVSVMTPQQTERKPATTGSVKTGMTMTEKILAKASDKPDVSPGDNVWVNVDVLMTHDVCGPGSIGIFKKEFGQNAKVWDREKLVIIPDHYIFTTDERANRNVDILRDFCNEQNIKYFYDIKDLGNFRANPDYKGVCHVALAQEGHCRPGEVLLGTDSHTCTAGAFGQFATGIGNTDAGFVLGTGKILLKVPPTLRFVMDGEMPDYLLAKDLILQIIGEISVAGATYKAMEFVGTTVESLTMEERMTLCNMVVEAGGKNGVIPADKTTYDYLEGRTSVPYEPVYSDEGARYLKEYRFDVSKLEPLVAKPHSPDNRALARECKDVKIDRVYIGSCTGGKTEDFMAAAKVFLASGKKVKVPTFLVPATQKVWMDVYSLPVPGSGGKTCSQIFEEAGCDTPASPSCGACLGGPKDTYARMNEAQVCVSTTNRNFPGRMGHKEGQIYLASPYTAAASALTGYVTDPREFLQ